The DNA window GCCATGGGGAGTTCCGTTACGGCCGGTTGGACTACCAGGGGCCGCGCATGTAGTACACGCCGAACTGGTCGGTATGGCTGGGCCATTGCGGGGTCGGCATGAAGCCGGCGCCTTGCGGAATGAACGGCCCGCCGCCCGGATACTGGCGGCTGAACTGGTGGTAGATCGGCGTGCTGGTGGTGTTGCCGACGCCCCAGCTCCACTTCGTCTGCATTGAAGCGGTGGGCGGCACGACGAGCGCTAACGGGCGGCCGTAGTCGGTGTGGTAGTAATGACCATGCCAGGGCGCCGAAGAGTACTGCGGCCAGAAGCCGTGCGGGTGCGTGGCGTCCCGCCAGCGGCGTTGCATGTTGGCGTACGCAGCGGACGAGTACTCGCCGGCGTAGTAGGCGCCGCCGTCGGCCGTAACGACTCCGCCGCCGCTTGCGCTACTGTCGCTGGCGATCTGGGAAGCCGGCGGGCAATTGGCGCCGGACGCGGGCGCACTCTCTTGCGCCTGAAGATAGTTCGGCGCTGCGAGGGCGAATGCGCAGACGGCCGAACCCACAAGTTTTCGGAACATCGTTCGGGAACTCCTTGGCAGGGGTGGGGCTCGGGTTTAAGGGTTGGAAGGGACGGGTTCCCCAGCGAAGTACCGCGGGAAAGACAAGGGGCGATTCGTCTTTCCTGCGGTAGCCAGGCGGCAGGGCTGGCCGCCTGGTGTTTCGGCTGTCCGCTGGCGTTTTGGCGGGGCCAGCGAACGATCATGCCAGGGAGGAGAGCAAGTTAGGGCTGGGGCGGGCAGTAAGCCTGGCCGTGGGCGTGGCCGCTGCTGTAGCCGTAGGCGCCTTCACCGTAGCCGCCTTCACCGCCGGCGCCGGGCAGGCCGTAGCCAGTGTGGCGGTACTGCTTGTGGGGCGCTTTCCCGTTGAGGAAGTATCGCGGCGTGGTCGGGCGGAACTTGCCGCGGCTCCACGAGATGCTCGTTTTGTTGTAGCTGTCGTAGCCGATGCCATTGCCCTGGTACATGGTGTGGTAGTTGTAATAGTCGCGGTAGTGCGGATACATCCACTCGTGGGGCAGGAACGGCTGATAGGTGTAATAGGTATGGCCGACATGTTCCGGCACCGGCAAAGGCGACACGTACATGGCGGCGGGCACGCCGCCCATCCAGGGCTGGGCGTAGTAGTTATAAAACAGCTCAGGCGTCGGCCGCGGCATCATTTGCGGCAACGGAGCGGCGTCGCTGGCGGCTGTACCTTCGAGCGTATCGGGTGCTGCGGACGAATTGCCCACTTCCAGACTGCCGTCGCTATCAGAAACGATCGGGTCGAGGGTGGGCGGCGCAGGGGCGGCGTCCTGGCACATGCCGGGAGCACACCACAAGAACGAACTGAATACGGCGGCCAGCACCGTGCGGCGGGGGAAAGTGCGGAGCATCGAACCGTTCCTTGGCAGGTAAGGCCCCAAAACGAGCGAAGCACGCTGGAGCGTCAATTTTTGGGCGGGATTTTTTTTAAGCGGCGCCATGAGCGACGCAGGCGAAACCTCCGGGGGGTGTAAAAAAATCGACCCCAGGGAGGTAGCTTTTACACAACGCAGGTTTCGGCGGCGTCGGTCCGCGCTTCTGGGTGGGCGCAGGACAACCGCTACCATTCCTTTCGGCTGCTGGCGCCTGCATCACTAAATGTTTCTGTACCGCTGGCGACATTTCTGCCAGCTGAGAGCATTCCACCGGAAACCCGACTGGGACGATTCCCGCAAAACTGGTAAAATCCCTAAATTCCCAAACCGGCTGCTGCGCCGGCTGGGTCTTTGAAGTCTCGCTAAAGTCTGTTCGTCCTGTGCGACGACGACAACGCTAGCACCCCAGGCAATCGAACCCTTCCTGATCCTGTTTTCAACGATCCCCTCAACCGGGTGGATTTTTGGCGCAGGCTGCTTGCGGCGATGTCCCCCGGCAAAGGAGAGCCACCACCTTGAGCTCCGTATCTTCTGCGTCTTCACGGAAGCGGGCCACCGCGGAGAGTATGGCGAAAAGCCAGCGCTCCATTTCTGTGAGTGAGTTTTTTGAGAAGAACCGCCATCTGCTTGGCTTTGGCAACGATCACCGCGCGCTGCTGACGACGGTCAAGGAAGCAGTCGACAATTCGCTCGATGCTTGCGAAGAGGCCGGCATCACCCCTGAGATCTGGGTCCATATCGAACAAACGGGCGAACGCCGCTACAAAGCCGGCATCCAGGACAACGGCCCAGGCATTGTGAAAAAGCAGATTCCCCTGATCTTTGGCAAGCTGCTGTACGGCTCCAAATTCCACCGCCTGCGGATGAGTCGCGGGCAGCAAGGGATTGGTATTAGCGCCGCCGGCATGTATGGCGTGCTGACGACTGGCAAACCGGTCAAAATCATCTCCAAGGTGTCGATCCGCAAGCCGACCCACTATTACGAGATCCGGATCAACACCAAGACCAATGATCCCGAGATCCTCAACGGCGGCGGCGACGGCGTGGATATTCCGCCGAACGATGAAGGCCGCAAGTACATCGCCGACCACGGCATCGAATGGGTTTCCCAGTACGACGCCGAAGGCGATCAGCCGCCGGTCGATGTTCCCAGCGGGACCCGGGTCACGATCGAGCTGCAGGCCGTCTACAAACGCGGTCGCGGCAGCGTTGACGAGTATCTGGAGCAAACGGCGATCGCCAATCCGCATGTGACGATTCACCTGATTGGTCCCGATGGCGTGGAAACCATTTATCGCCGGTCCACGGTCGAGCTGCCTTCGGAAGCGAAGGAAATCAACCCGCACCCGTACGGGGTCGAGCTGGGCCGTCTGCAGTCAATGCTGAAAGACGCCAAGCCGACGACTCTCTCGCAATGGTTCCGCAGCGAGTTTTCCTGCGTCACGCCCGTGGTCGCCAAGAAGATTTGCGAAACGGCCAAGGTCGGCGTGCGCTCCTCGACCAGTTCCATCTCACGCGATGAAGCGGAAGCGCTGTACCTGGCGATCCAACAGACCAAGATTAAAGCCCCTTCGACCGACTGTATTTCCCCCATTGGCGAGCAGTTGCTGCTGAGCGGGCTGCACAAAGTGGTGCCAGGCGAGTTTTACGCCGCCTCGACCCGGCCTCCGGCCGTCTACCGCGGTAATCCGTTCCAGGTGGAAGTGGCCCTGGCCTACGGCGGCGCGGCGGAAACACAGAAGATCTCGCGCGACATGCTGGAGGAACTACTGAGCCAGAGTGACGCACGTACGCTCAGAAAGTTCCTGATCACCACGTTCTCGGGCGTCGGCGCCGAGGCGGCTGAGAAGATTCTGAACAGCTCGAAAATGCCCACGCGGAAGTCGCCGGCCAAGCTCAAACGGGCCGAAGTTGAACGGCTGCACGAAGCGATGCATAACGTCAGCCTGAACGACGGCCAGTCGATGCAGGTGCTGCGGTTCGCCAACCGCGTGCCGCTGCAGTTCCAGCCCAAAGCCTGCGCCATTACCAATGCGGTGATCGGCACCAACTGGCGGGCGTATGGTTTAAGCCAGTCCCGCGCGTCGTTGCCGAACGGACCGATCAGCGTGGTGGTTCACCTGGCCAGCGTCTGGGTGCCGTTCACAAGCGAATCGAAAGAGGCGGTTGCCTCCTATCCGGAGATCGAGAAAGAACTGCGACTGGGTCTGCAGATGGTCGGCCGCAAATTGGGCGTCTATTTGAATCGTCGTAACCGGGTGAAAGAACAGGGGGAACGCCGTAACATTTTCCTCCGGTATTTGGGCGAAGTGGCCGACGCCGTTGCCAGCATCAACCAGACCGATCGCGACGCGCTCTATGACAACCTGGTCGAAGCGGCCAAAAAGAAGACGGCCGACGCCGACCTGAAGCTCGACGCCGGCGACAAGCCGCCGGAACTTGCCGAGCTGGAAGCCGACAGCAGCGTGCTGATCGTCGACGGCAGCGACGAAATGGCCGACGCGGCGCCGGTCAACGGCAGCGCAACCGGAACCGTGAAGCCGAACGGCCAGGGGCGACTGTTCTAGCATTTGTCTCAAGCAGGCGATCGCGACGAAGGGGCCGATGTTAGCCCGAACCTGGCTTCCCGCATCGGGCCGGAAACGACAACAGCCGCCCGTTGGGGCGGCTGCTGCAGGTGGCATGTGTCACGGAACGGGGCGTTCCGGCAATCTTCGCTTAATAGTCGCGGGTGATGACGGTGTCGTCCTCGTAGGCCAGCAACTGTTCGTAAACGCTGGTGCAGCCGGGATTGATGTTGTCGTAGTTGATGTTTTCCGACAGGAAGTGGGTCGATGCGTCGCAGAACACAAAGTTTGCTCCGCCGGGATGCAAGCTGCTGAACTCGGCCAGGCCCGTGGCGGTGGAAACCGAGTTGTTGATGCCCGATCCGCCGATGCCCATCACGTTGGCCGCCCCGTAGTCGGTCGGAGTGCCAGGGTAGTAGGCCGAATAGGCGTTGGCGGCGCGATACTTGATCACGACACCGTTGACTTTCAGTTCGTACGCGCGTTCGCCTCCCGCGATGGTTTTGGAAGTACCGTCGGTGATGTCGCCGACGCTGATCAGGCTGGCGCCGGCGGCTGTGCTGAATTCGCGGAAAGGTCCGGTGGAGTTCACGTTGGCGGTGTAGGGGTTGCCGGTCGTGACGGTAGCCGAGTTGGCGCCATAACCGTTGTTGGCGACATAGTTGCTGACGCCCGAGCCAGAGATATGGCCGGTGCTGTCGTTACCAGCCAGCCGATTGTTGCCCGAAATGACGTGCGAAGCCGGCCCGGTGTCCGACGGGCAGCGGTACGCTTCCAGCGGCTGGACGATTAAGGTCCGGTCAATGACCCGGTTGCCGACGCCCAGGGTGTTATACATGTTTTGTTCTTCCAGCTGCGGCAGGATCATGGAGCCCCAGCTCCACCAGTTATTGCCGTTGCCGTTCTGGGCGGCTTTGACCAGGCCCGGCGGGAAGACTTTGTGGGCGTCGTGATAGTTGGCCATTCCCAGGCCAATCTGCTTCAGGTTGTTGGTGCAGGTTGAGCGTCTGGCGGCTTCACGCGCCATCTGCACGGCAGGCAATAGCAGGGCCACCAGAACGCCAATAATGGCGATGACAACCAGGAGTTCCACAAGAGTGAAACCAGGACGCGGGAAGTGCGCACGACGCATGGAGGCTCCAAAGAGAGAGAGGAGATAAAGGGAGAAAAGAAAAGGAAAATCTTTTTACCCTTGCTCCGTAGACTCCCGCAGTTGGCGGGCCAGCGCGGCAATTTCCTGCAACGCCTGATCGAGGCGGAGGAAACCAGCAAGGTATGCTTAGTTCGAAAAGGAAGAGAAGAAATCTCTTTGAACCAATAGTTGTAATCTTGGAGGGGGCAATCGTACTAGTGAATTTTCCCATTCTGGGGGAAAATTCCCAGAATTCTTTGCCGCAGGGCAACGTCAACAGAACAAAATGAACCTGGCAGGAACGAAAACCTCCTTTATCATCCTTTTCTAACGACGCCTTCCCACAGGCCCGGGGGCGTTCCCGACCGGAGTCTGTCACGGGTGGACCGCAAACAAGCGGCAAGAAGCGAAAACAGCCGCCCGGGCTGGGCGGCTGTTAGTTGGCTCTTCAGACTGCAGAATGCACGTCCTTAGTAGGTCCGGGTGATGACGGTGTCGTCTTCATAGGCCAGCAACTGTTCGTACACGCTGGTGCAGCCGGGATTGACGTTATCGTAGTTAACGTTTTCCGACAGGAAGTGCGTGGAGGCGTCGCAGAACACAAAGTTTGCCCCGCCGGGGTGCAAGCTGCTGAACTCGGCCTGACCTTGCCCTGTGCTCGTGTTTTTATTGATGCCCGCTCCGCCGATGCCCAGCGCACAAGCGGCTCCGTATTCGGTGTTGTTACTCGTGTTGTACGTGGAATAGGCGTTGGCGGCCCGGAACCTGATATTCGTGCCATTAATCTTCAGGTCGTAGCAACGTTCGCCAGCAGCGATGGTTGTTGAGGTGCCATCGGTGATGTCCGCCACACTGATCAGATAGGCGCCGCCGTTGTTGCCAATGAATTCACGGAAGGGCCCCGTGGAATTGGTGTTGGTGGTGTAAGGATTGCCGACGGTGACCGAAGAAGAAACCGCGCCGTACCCATTGTTGGCGGCATAGTTGCTGACGGCCGAGCCGGTCATATGGGCGCCGTCGTTACCTGCCAGGCGGTTGTTTCCAGAAATCAGATGCAGAACCGGCCCGGTGTCCGAAGGGCAACGGTAGGATTCCATCGGCTGCTTGATCAGGTTCCGGTCAATGACCCGCGTGCCCACGCCCAGCGTATTGTACAGGCTCTGTTCTTCCAGCTGAGGCAAGATCATGGCCCCCCAGGCCCAGTTGTTATTGTTGTTGCCATTCAGTGGAGCCTTGACCAGGCCTGGTGGGAAGACTTTGTGGGCATCGTGATAGGTGGCCATCGCCAGGCCGATCTGTTTTAGATTGTTCGTGCAGGTCGCACGTCTGGCTGCTTCCCGCGCCATTTGAACAGCGGGCAACAACAGAGCCACTAGCACGCCAATAATGGCGATCACGACCAGAAGTTCCACAAGCGTAAAGCCGCGTCGTGGGAAGTGCGCACGAGTCATACTGACCCCTCAGAGAAAAGAAGAAGAGAGTAATTTGAGATTAAAAGAAGAGACAAGAAAGAGTTTTCTTGGTTTCCCCGTTTTAAGCTGTATTTAGCCCGATGGCCAATCAAAAATCCCAGGGATTGGCCACAATTCGCAAAAAAAATCCCCAGACCGGGAACGGTCAGGCAGCAAACTGAGGGGGCGTCCGACTGCGAATGTCGAATCGCGGATGCCACGCAAGGGGGGTGCCTGCGAAGCTTAAGAAGAGGGCGAATCGAGATAGGGGTCCTGCCCCATTTGCATCTGCATTTTGTGGCGTTCGCGCTCGTAATGCATCATCATTTTGCGGCCGCGAAAATGATCACGTTCTACCCGCGCTTGCGCCGCCCGGAAACGACGCGCGTAGCCAGGCAAAGCGGCGCTGGCTTGCTGGCCGATCTCCGCCAGCCGACGGGCCGCCTTGGGGCCGTAGCCCGCCTTGAGGATTTCGTCGTCGAGGGACAGATACTGGCGATACGAGCCGCGGTCGCCCTGGCGTCCGCAACGTCCGATCAGTTGGCGGTCGATCCGCGCCGACTCGTGCAGTTCGGTGCAGATGACATGGAGTCCGCCGAGTTCTTCGACGCCTTCTCCCAGTTTGATATCGGTGCCGCGGCCGGCCATGTTGGTGGCGACGGTGACGCGGCCGATTTCTCCCGCCTGGGCGACGATCTTTGCTTCCGCCTCCATCCGGTCCTGGGCGGTGGAGACTTCCGTGGCGTTCAGGACCTGGTGTTCAATCTGTTCCGCTGCGAGCAGATCGGAAATGATCTTGGATTTGTCGATGCTGCGGGTGCCGATCAGCACGGGACGTCCGGTGGCGGAAATCTCTTTGACTTCCTCGACGATCTTTTGCCACTTGAGTTTGCTCACGCCGACGACCACGTCGGGCAGCTGGATCCGCTGCGGCGGTCGGTTGGTGGGCACCACGACGACATTCAGCGAATAAATTTTGCGCAGCTCGGCCCCCGAGTTGGCGATGGTGCCCGTCATGCCGGCAAGGCGCTCGTAACGGCGGAACAGGTCCTGCACGGTGATCTTGGCTGCTTCGCCCGTTTCGGCCGTAATTTCCACTCCTTCACGGGCTTCAACGGCCTGGTGGATGCCGGCCCGCCACTTGCGTCCTTCGGCCAGTCGCCCGGTGAATTCGTCGACGATCACAATCTCACCGTCGCGGATGATGAACTGGCGATCGCGGACGAATTCTCGATCGACCTTGATGGCCCTTTCAATGTGCTCGTACAGCTCGATCAGACCGATTTCACGAAGGAGCGTCGGCTTGGGCAGTTCGCGGACTTTCCGTCGCCCGGCGGGCGTGAGTACTGCTTCCCGCCGTTCATGGTCAAACTCGTATTCGGTTTCTTCGACAAACAGCGGCCCGCTTTCCGAGGCCCAGCGATACAAGGTATTACGCACCTCGGGTGATTCGCCGGGAATGGAGCTGATGATCAAGGGGGTGCGGGCTTCGTCGATCAGAATGCTGTCAGCTTCGTCGATCAGCGCGAAGTGCAGGTCGCGCTGGACGATCTCGTCTGCTCCCGCCTGGCTTTGGCCGAGCATCTGGGCGAGCAGGTTTTTCCGGCCGTCGCCTGTGTGGCGTTTGAGCAGCCGATCTCGCAGGAAGTCAAAGCCAAACTCTTTGGCCGTGCCGTAAGTGACATCGCAGCGGTAGGCTTTGCGTCGCTCGGGTTGCGGGGTGTCGGCTTCGATAATACCGATCGACATTCCCAAGGCGGCGTACAGCGGACGCATCCACTCGGCGTCGCGTTTTGCCAGATAGTCGTTCGCCGTCGCCAGATGGGCGCCGTGTCCGGCGATGGCCGCCAGGTACATCGGCAACGTGGCGGTCAGCGTTTTCCCTTCGCCAGTTTGCATTTCCACAATACTGCGATGATGCAAGGCAATACCGCCCAGCAACTGCACCGGGTAATGCCGCATCCCCAGGCTCCGGGCGCCGGCGGCCTGGACCAGGGCGAAAGCTTCGCACAGCAGTTTCGTGAGGGGTTCGCCGCTGCGGGCCCGATACCGGAGCGAAAGACTTTCCTTACGGAGCCTGGCGTCGTCGAATTTGACGAACTCCGATTCAAACTGCTCGATTTTGGGCAACAACCGTCGCCAGGAAGCAATTTGATAATTCGCCACGCTGCGGGCGACAAGGCTGGGCATCATAGGACGCGACGCTTCTGCGTGAAAACTATCCAGGAACGAAAGGGATTTTCGTTCAGGGGAACAGCGAGGTTGCCAGCAATTGAATGCGGAATGCGCGCCCGCGGCAACCTTCGATAGTTTAGCGTCCTAGCTCTCCGAAGTGTAGCGCGGCTGCCACGGCGTACCGACCGAGGCGCCGGAATTGGTTGGGGCCAGCGGTTGGGCGCCGTTGGTTAGCGGCAGCAAGCCGGGCGTCGCCGGAACGGCTGTCCCGACGGGTTGACCGCCCATATACACGGGAGTTTGCGGAGTCGCATAACCGGGCTGCAGGTACTGCGGCTGGGCGTATTGCGGCTGCACGTACTGCGGCGGAGCGTACTGCTGTTGCCCGTAGGGAGATTGTGTGGGCGCCTGGTTGAATTGGATGATTCGCTGATTGGAAGCCGGCGGCGCGTTGGCGGACGTCATCTGGGTGGCGTCGTTCACATGCATGCCGCTGAGATTGAGCGAGGTCGAACCACCGGGCACGCTAAACGCGGCGGGCTGCGTCGCGTAGTTCACGCCGGGAGCATTGGGCGAAACCGGGGCCGTGTGCATGGCGGGCTGTACGACTCCTGCAGGTCGCCACTGAGGCCCGGTTTCGGCGCTGGCGAGAGCCACGCCTGAACCGACCACCTGGGAATTCAGCGGACCGATGCTAGTTGTACCCTGCGGCACAGCGGCAGGGGCCGTTTGACCGCCTGGGTAGTAGGCATCGGGACGCCCGTAGGCGCCCGTGGCCGGCGGCGGCACGCGAGGCGAACCGTACCCGGCAAAAGGATTAAATTCCGGCGTTGGTGCTTTGCAACCAAGCAGCAGGCAGGTAGCGAAAACAGCAAGCGTGGCTTTCCACGACATGGGACAAACTCCTAAACGCCAGACTGGCAAATCCGCGAACTGCAGGGAATCATCGCGATCATCAGGGCGCGACGCCTGCAGCAATTGACCGCATCCGCACTTGTCACAACGCGGAGCGAGTCAATCGGGGGCCACCATAGCGGGGAGAAGTTTTTCTTCCAATACCGGTTTTTTTCTCAAGTCAAGAAAATGACGGATCGGGCCCGAAAGGACGGTGCTGGTGAAACCGCCCTTTCGTTGAGGGAAATCGGTGGGCGAAAGGGCCAACCGCTAGGCGAGCGGACGGCCTTCGGCGTCGGGCAGTTTGTCGGTCAGAATGCTGACCAGATCAATGATGGTCCAGATGCCGCAGCCGCCGCAGGTGCAGAGCTGAGCGATGCCGATGCCCGTATAGCCCAGATAAAAGCGCTGCACGCCGAGTGCGCCGAACAGGCAGAGAATGGCGGCGGTGACCTTCTGCTTGTCGCTGGTTCCCGCCGGCGGACCGCCTTCGGGGTTGGGGCTGATCGAGGCGGAAGGAGACGTAGCCGGAGGGGGAGATGTTTTGGTCGTCATCTTTTTTACTCGTCGTTTGCCGCGAAGGCGGGCAGTGGGACTGTTGGATACGCCAAAATCGAACGAGCTAGCGGGTGCGTCGATTTTTGGTTTTCCTTCCTCATTGGGCCCAACGGCGGGACCAATTGATTGCGCAGGAACCGCGACCGCTTTGGCGGTGGGCTGGGCCGTCGCTTTGGCGACGACGGGCTCTTTCTCTTTTTTGTCGGAAGCCTGGGGGGCTGTTTTGGGCGACTGAACGGCTGCGCCTTTGCTGGCGGCGGCCTTTTCTTTAGCGGCTTTTTCGGCGGCCGCTTTTTGCGCGGCTGCCTTTTGGGCCGCTGCTTTCTCGGCGGCGACCTTGGCTGCTTGTTCTTCCGCGGCTTTTTCCGCGGCGACTTGTTCGGGCGAGGGACCGAGAGGATCTTCGTCCTCGTCTGCTTGTTCTTCAAGCTGCGGGAAGACATCGCTGGCCCATTGCCACTGGTCGCTGCCTTCGATGAGCAGCTGGCAATCGCCGTTCAGGCGGCCGTCGGCGACCCAGCCGTCAAGCTCGGTGCGGCTGATCGGTCCGAAGTCTTCGCCTTCGTCCGTTTTGACGAACCACATTTCTTCGGTCGAAGCGGCGTCGCCTGCTTCATCCTCGGCGGCGACAGAGACTCCGTCGCTGGGAACTTCGATGACGCCCTTGCACTGGGGACAGCGAACTTTCTTTCCGGCCAGGTCGTCTTTGACCCGCAAACGTTTATCACAACTGGAACAACTGATTTCGATCGGCATGGGCGAATCTCAGTACCCTTCTTGATTCCGCACGGCGTTTGGCTGAGGGACAGGGTGATGGCTGGCATGCCCGACTCCACGCTGCCCCCTCGCTGCTTGACGATAACGACTGCCAGGAAGTTGCGGCTGCAGACCGGCCTTGCCAGTAGGCAGGGCCCGCGGACAACCCATTTTGAGGAGTGAAACTACTCTGGCAAATATTCGGGCAAGCGTGCTGGGCGACCGTCAGGGTCGAAAGCGTGCGGATCGGGATGCGGTGTAACTAACGGTGAAAATGCTATTCTAGCGCCGATTGGCTGCAGTTTCTATTCAGCCCTTGGGAAAATTCTAACGGCTGCGCACGTGTTGCGATATGCACCGCATCCCCTGAAATGGCGACAATCCGATTTTTCTGCAGAAACCGCGTAAACGGCGCCGGCTGGTGAAGAGAAACGGGCGTGCAAACGGCAAGATCGTGCGAGGACGGGCGCAGGCGGGCGAACGTCCCTGGAACCTCGCCACATTTTTGACCCGACGCACCTTCTGACCTATACAAGTTATGGGACGCTGCAAGACGTGCGTTCTCGCGATCGGGCGCCGCGGTCCAGTGCGAACCGCTTCGCTCGTGAAAGATGGCTCTTACCCCCCTCTGTGCAGTCGATGGAAGATCAACTCGAACACACTGCCGAATCGGACACCGCGATGAGCGAGTTCTCCGCGGCATTCGATGCGTGCCGCGAACGGGCCCAGCTGGCGGTTCAGACACAGCGCGAACGGGTGCGCGAAGTCGAGAACGAATTTGAAACCCATGTGAGGGCGTTGCTGGCGGAACTGGAGTCGGAACGCGACCAGCTTCGTGTCGACCGGGCTGACCTGGAACGGCGCCGGGATGAAACTTCCGCCCAGCGCAAAAGCATTGCCCGCGATCTGCGCGCCCAGCGGGCCGAAATGCTCGCCGAAATTGAACAGAAACGCGCCGAAAGGATGCAGTCCGATACCGGCGAATCTAACGGCCGGGTCGCCGAACTGCAGGCCGAATGCGATCGCCTGCGGTCCCGGTTCGACCAGGAAGACCAGCAATGGCGCGACGCCGAACAACAGGTCGAACACTGGCGGAACGAAGCCCAGCAGCTGAGCCTGCAGGCCGAAGAAGCGGAACAGCGCGTTCAGGAACGGGAACAGGTCATCGAACACCTCCGGCGTGAATTGGAGCAGGCGCTCCAGCAGTTGGACGAGGTCGTCGCCCAAGGAGCTCAAGGGGGCGCCAGCGACGCGGTGCTGGAAGACATGCGCCGCGGCCGCGAGATGGCGATCGACGAACTCCGCGAACTCAAAAAGAAAAACGAAGAACTCCAGACGCAACTGGCGGCCAAACCGGCGGTTGTTGCGGGCGCCCCGGTGGCGGGCATGGGGATGGACTGGGCCGCCCAGAAGGCCCGCATGCTGCAGCAACTGGAAGACGATTTTGATCCAGAGAATGCCGAGCAGGTCCGTGAGCGGCTCACGATTGAAAAGACGCTGCAGACGACGGAAAAGCTTCTTTCCGCCAAGGAAAACGAGCTCAACGACCTGCGGCAACTGCTGGAAGACCAGTCGGCCAGCATCGGCGGCATGGCGGTTGGCGCCAATGCGATCGCCGAACTGCTCGATCACGATGAGTTGGTTCGCGAAGAACGCGACAACCTGAAGAAGGTCCAGGAAGAATGGCGCCAGAAGCTGCGCGTCGCTGAGGTCGATATTTCTGTTGAACGGGCGAAACTGGCCCGCGAGAGGGCGGAGCTGGAAGATCGCCTGCAGCGGCTAGAGCAGGAAAAAGCCAAAATGGCCGTGCTGCAGCCTGCCGACACCAAAAGCAAGCCGCCGACTCGCAACAAATGGCTGGCCCGTCTAGGATTGCGCGACGACGACGCCGAATAAACGGCGTCGTAATGCTGGTAGGAACCGGTCGTGTCCGCTCGCCCTGCGGCGATCGCCAGGACGGCCTGCGTGTTGCGTGAAGAATTCGCGTCGCCATGCGTTTCAGCGACGCGTTCGTCGGTTGGTCGCGAGTGCTTCCTCCGCCGCCGGTTGTAACGACGGAAGGAACCCTGTTACCAGCAACTCACGCGGGGCTTAAGCGCCCTGGCGTTCCATGTCTTTCATGATGGGCGTGAGATAGTCGACCGTGCTTTGCATGCTGGCCAGGTGCGGATAATCCTCTTCGGGAATCTGAATGCGGTAGCGCTTCCGCAATTCCATGACGATGTCGAGGAAGTCCAT is part of the Lignipirellula cremea genome and encodes:
- a CDS encoding DNA topoisomerase VI subunit B encodes the protein MAKSQRSISVSEFFEKNRHLLGFGNDHRALLTTVKEAVDNSLDACEEAGITPEIWVHIEQTGERRYKAGIQDNGPGIVKKQIPLIFGKLLYGSKFHRLRMSRGQQGIGISAAGMYGVLTTGKPVKIISKVSIRKPTHYYEIRINTKTNDPEILNGGGDGVDIPPNDEGRKYIADHGIEWVSQYDAEGDQPPVDVPSGTRVTIELQAVYKRGRGSVDEYLEQTAIANPHVTIHLIGPDGVETIYRRSTVELPSEAKEINPHPYGVELGRLQSMLKDAKPTTLSQWFRSEFSCVTPVVAKKICETAKVGVRSSTSSISRDEAEALYLAIQQTKIKAPSTDCISPIGEQLLLSGLHKVVPGEFYAASTRPPAVYRGNPFQVEVALAYGGAAETQKISRDMLEELLSQSDARTLRKFLITTFSGVGAEAAEKILNSSKMPTRKSPAKLKRAEVERLHEAMHNVSLNDGQSMQVLRFANRVPLQFQPKACAITNAVIGTNWRAYGLSQSRASLPNGPISVVVHLASVWVPFTSESKEAVASYPEIEKELRLGLQMVGRKLGVYLNRRNRVKEQGERRNIFLRYLGEVADAVASINQTDRDALYDNLVEAAKKKTADADLKLDAGDKPPELAELEADSSVLIVDGSDEMADAAPVNGSATGTVKPNGQGRLF
- a CDS encoding DUF1559 domain-containing protein — its product is MRRAHFPRPGFTLVELLVVIAIIGVLVALLLPAVQMAREAARRSTCTNNLKQIGLGMANYHDAHKVFPPGLVKAAQNGNGNNWWSWGSMILPQLEEQNMYNTLGVGNRVIDRTLIVQPLEAYRCPSDTGPASHVISGNNRLAGNDSTGHISGSGVSNYVANNGYGANSATVTTGNPYTANVNSTGPFREFSTAAGASLISVGDITDGTSKTIAGGERAYELKVNGVVIKYRAANAYSAYYPGTPTDYGAANVMGIGGSGINNSVSTATGLAEFSSLHPGGANFVFCDASTHFLSENINYDNINPGCTSVYEQLLAYEDDTVITRDY
- a CDS encoding DUF1559 domain-containing protein, which translates into the protein MIAIIGVLVALLLPAVQMAREAARRATCTNNLKQIGLAMATYHDAHKVFPPGLVKAPLNGNNNNNWAWGAMILPQLEEQSLYNTLGVGTRVIDRNLIKQPMESYRCPSDTGPVLHLISGNNRLAGNDGAHMTGSAVSNYAANNGYGAVSSSVTVGNPYTTNTNSTGPFREFIGNNGGAYLISVADITDGTSTTIAAGERCYDLKINGTNIRFRAANAYSTYNTSNNTEYGAACALGIGGAGINKNTSTGQGQAEFSSLHPGGANFVFCDASTHFLSENVNYDNVNPGCTSVYEQLLAYEDDTVITRTY
- a CDS encoding preprotein translocase subunit SecA; this encodes MMPSLVARSVANYQIASWRRLLPKIEQFESEFVKFDDARLRKESLSLRYRARSGEPLTKLLCEAFALVQAAGARSLGMRHYPVQLLGGIALHHRSIVEMQTGEGKTLTATLPMYLAAIAGHGAHLATANDYLAKRDAEWMRPLYAALGMSIGIIEADTPQPERRKAYRCDVTYGTAKEFGFDFLRDRLLKRHTGDGRKNLLAQMLGQSQAGADEIVQRDLHFALIDEADSILIDEARTPLIISSIPGESPEVRNTLYRWASESGPLFVEETEYEFDHERREAVLTPAGRRKVRELPKPTLLREIGLIELYEHIERAIKVDREFVRDRQFIIRDGEIVIVDEFTGRLAEGRKWRAGIHQAVEAREGVEITAETGEAAKITVQDLFRRYERLAGMTGTIANSGAELRKIYSLNVVVVPTNRPPQRIQLPDVVVGVSKLKWQKIVEEVKEISATGRPVLIGTRSIDKSKIISDLLAAEQIEHQVLNATEVSTAQDRMEAEAKIVAQAGEIGRVTVATNMAGRGTDIKLGEGVEELGGLHVICTELHESARIDRQLIGRCGRQGDRGSYRQYLSLDDEILKAGYGPKAARRLAEIGQQASAALPGYARRFRAAQARVERDHFRGRKMMMHYERERHKMQMQMGQDPYLDSPSS
- a CDS encoding TM2 domain-containing protein — encoded protein: MPIEISCSSCDKRLRVKDDLAGKKVRCPQCKGVIEVPSDGVSVAAEDEAGDAASTEEMWFVKTDEGEDFGPISRTELDGWVADGRLNGDCQLLIEGSDQWQWASDVFPQLEEQADEDEDPLGPSPEQVAAEKAAEEQAAKVAAEKAAAQKAAAQKAAAEKAAKEKAAASKGAAVQSPKTAPQASDKKEKEPVVAKATAQPTAKAVAVPAQSIGPAVGPNEEGKPKIDAPASSFDFGVSNSPTARLRGKRRVKKMTTKTSPPPATSPSASISPNPEGGPPAGTSDKQKVTAAILCLFGALGVQRFYLGYTGIGIAQLCTCGGCGIWTIIDLVSILTDKLPDAEGRPLA